A section of the Deinococcus aerolatus genome encodes:
- a CDS encoding carbohydrate ABC transporter permease: protein MLKPAQTVADTEASAVFRGTAMPWFFLLPSLIILAVFIYLPALQTLRLAAFKANLILGTERFVGVQNVTELLLSPAYRQVALQTLIFMVLTVSLGLLFSLSLAWLASRPVRGSKYYRLLLIYPYALSPAIAGTLWLFMFNPEIGVVNQILGSLFNVKPRWLDDPMLAFGLVVVAAIWKGLAYNIVFYLASIQNLPGDVMEAAEIDGATPAQVFWRVAFPLLTPITFFLVFTNIISALFDSFALTDILTRGGPYFQNAGITTFLVYQLYQDGFVNFKSGVAAAQAALMLLLVAFITYMQFKVGEKRVHYGS, encoded by the coding sequence TTGCTCAAGCCTGCCCAGACAGTCGCCGACACCGAGGCCAGCGCGGTCTTCCGGGGCACCGCCATGCCCTGGTTCTTCCTGCTGCCCAGCCTGATTATCCTGGCCGTATTCATCTACCTGCCCGCGCTGCAAACGCTGCGGCTCGCGGCCTTCAAGGCCAACCTGATTCTGGGCACCGAACGTTTCGTGGGCGTCCAGAACGTCACCGAACTGCTGCTCAGCCCCGCGTACCGGCAGGTTGCCCTGCAGACGCTGATCTTCATGGTGCTGACCGTGTCGCTGGGGCTCTTGTTCTCATTGTCGCTGGCGTGGCTGGCCAGCCGCCCGGTGCGCGGCTCCAAGTACTACCGCCTGCTGCTGATCTACCCCTACGCCCTGAGTCCGGCCATCGCCGGAACGCTGTGGCTGTTCATGTTCAACCCGGAGATCGGCGTGGTGAACCAGATTCTGGGCAGCCTGTTCAACGTCAAGCCGCGCTGGCTTGACGACCCGATGCTGGCCTTCGGACTGGTGGTGGTGGCGGCCATCTGGAAGGGGCTGGCGTACAACATCGTCTTTTACCTGGCCTCGATCCAGAACCTGCCGGGGGACGTGATGGAGGCCGCCGAGATCGACGGTGCGACGCCCGCGCAGGTGTTCTGGCGGGTGGCCTTTCCGTTGCTGACGCCCATCACCTTCTTTCTGGTGTTCACCAACATCATCTCGGCGCTGTTCGATTCCTTCGCGCTGACCGACATCCTGACGCGCGGCGGGCCGTACTTCCAGAACGCAGGCATCACCACCTTCCTGGTCTACCAGCTGTACCAGGACGGCTTCGTGAACTTTAAGAGCGGGGTGGCGGCTGCGCAGGCCGCGCTGATGCTGCTGCTGGTGGCGTTCATCACCTACATGCAGTTCAAGGTCGGCGAAAAGCGGGTGCACTATGGCAGCTAA
- a CDS encoding RNA 2'-phosphotransferase, producing MQGVFDGMAEGPTCTVHLADAPTHRGADNTPINEKQLSHRLSYLLRHAPHEAGLTLQPGGWVPLEPLLAHLNVNREQVERVVAASDKHRFALDGQRIRAN from the coding sequence ATGCAGGGGGTTTTTGATGGCATGGCCGAGGGGCCGACTTGCACCGTCCATCTGGCCGATGCGCCCACCCACCGCGGCGCCGATAATACCCCTATAAACGAGAAACAACTCTCGCACCGCCTGTCCTACCTGTTGCGGCACGCGCCGCACGAGGCGGGCCTGACCCTGCAACCCGGCGGGTGGGTGCCGCTGGAGCCGCTGCTGGCCCATCTGAACGTGAACCGCGAACAGGTGGAGCGGGTGGTAGCGGCCTCTGACAAACACAGATTTGCGCTGGATGGTCAGCGCATCCGGGCCAACTAG
- a CDS encoding RNA 2'-phosphotransferase: protein MKRHHVHLSPDVEIARRVGARRGPAVILTQRAEQMHAAGHLFYKSENGVWLVDGVPAEFLSCPWLNVVTVRLAASQINSSSSRSPVYTPKRRRQPMTGPLPNDPR from the coding sequence ATGAAGCGGCACCACGTTCACCTCTCTCCGGACGTAGAGATAGCGCGCAGGGTAGGGGCGCGGCGGGGCCCTGCCGTCATTCTGACCCAGCGGGCCGAGCAGATGCACGCGGCAGGTCACCTCTTCTACAAATCAGAGAACGGGGTGTGGCTGGTAGACGGGGTGCCTGCGGAGTTTCTGAGCTGCCCCTGGTTGAACGTTGTCACTGTGCGTCTCGCGGCTAGTCAGATCAACTCTAGTTCGTCCAGATCCCCTGTGTACACCCCAAAACGCCGCAGACAGCCAATGACTGGCCCGCTTCCAAACGACCCACGGTAG
- a CDS encoding carbohydrate ABC transporter permease, producing MTVKTDTPPLGGRGPGRRGPSWPTHLALVLAVVIISTPLIFALIKATQASSQVISPNMLPGTSFFSNLSNVWVDANLGRYMLNSTIVAISVTTGKTILALMAALAFVYFRFPLKSVAFTLVLLSLMLPTEVLIIALFDLVSRDLQWANTFAAIIVPFLASATGTFLFRQHFLNIPTSLADAARIDGCGPLRYLTHILIPMSWNTIGALAVIQFVYAWDQYIWPLVIVQQDDKQVVQVGLRKLIDVGGQTDWGGVMAGAIITMLPPLIVFTLLQEQFSRGFALSEDK from the coding sequence ATGACGGTTAAGACGGACACACCGCCGCTGGGCGGGCGCGGCCCGGGCCGCCGGGGGCCCAGCTGGCCCACCCATCTCGCGCTGGTTCTGGCAGTCGTCATCATCAGCACGCCGCTGATCTTCGCGCTGATCAAGGCCACGCAGGCGTCCAGTCAGGTCATCAGCCCCAACATGCTTCCGGGCACCTCATTCTTCTCGAACCTGAGCAACGTCTGGGTGGACGCCAACCTGGGACGCTACATGCTCAACAGCACCATCGTGGCGATCAGCGTGACCACCGGCAAGACGATTCTGGCCCTGATGGCGGCGCTGGCCTTTGTGTATTTCCGCTTTCCGCTCAAGAGCGTGGCCTTCACGCTGGTGCTGCTGTCGCTGATGCTGCCCACCGAGGTGCTGATCATCGCGCTGTTCGATCTGGTCAGCCGCGACCTGCAGTGGGCCAACACCTTTGCGGCCATCATCGTGCCGTTTCTGGCCAGCGCCACCGGCACTTTTTTGTTCCGCCAGCACTTCCTCAACATCCCCACCAGTCTGGCCGACGCCGCGCGCATTGACGGCTGCGGACCGCTGCGCTACCTGACCCACATCCTGATTCCGATGAGCTGGAACACCATTGGTGCACTGGCCGTGATTCAGTTCGTATACGCCTGGGACCAGTACATCTGGCCGCTGGTGATCGTTCAGCAGGACGACAAGCAGGTGGTGCAGGTGGGCCTGAGGAAACTGATCGACGTGGGCGGGCAGACCGACTGGGGCGGCGTAATGGCCGGCGCGATCATCACCATGCTGCCGCCGCTGATCGTGTTCACGCTGCTTCAGGAGCAGTTCAGCCGCGGCTTCGCCCTGAGCGAGGATAAGTAG